The Microbispora sp. ZYX-F-249 genome includes a window with the following:
- a CDS encoding carbohydrate ABC transporter permease, which translates to MSVPAGAGTAARDPGSPAGAGTAGSPGAAASPGAARVRRMRPWTPWAFLAPYLLLFAVFMVLPIGFGFWTSLHEWDINVPAKPFVGLSNYAELFDPSSVDGSRFWTAMKATGIFTVFSVPLLIVLPLLVALLMNGRFRGRNLYRAVYFAPYVLGVAVVGLLWRFLLDGNIGLVNHYLGLDVQWTTDLPWAWVALVGVTVWWTLGLNSVIFLAGLQDIPRELYEAAMVDGAGARHRFRSITLPGLRPVTLFVVNSTILASANMFGQSYLITVGAPADQTKTAIYLIAETGLRQFDMGTASAMSFVLAAFLMVASGLVFGAFRNRQAR; encoded by the coding sequence GTGAGCGTGCCCGCCGGTGCCGGCACGGCCGCGCGCGACCCCGGCTCCCCGGCGGGCGCGGGGACGGCGGGGAGCCCGGGGGCGGCCGCCTCCCCCGGCGCCGCGCGCGTGCGCCGGATGCGCCCCTGGACGCCGTGGGCTTTCCTCGCGCCCTACCTGTTGCTGTTCGCGGTCTTCATGGTGCTGCCGATCGGGTTCGGTTTCTGGACCAGCCTGCACGAGTGGGACATCAACGTGCCCGCCAAGCCGTTCGTCGGCCTGTCCAACTACGCCGAGTTGTTCGACCCGTCCAGCGTGGACGGGTCGCGGTTCTGGACCGCGATGAAGGCCACCGGGATCTTCACCGTGTTCTCGGTGCCCCTGCTGATCGTGCTGCCGCTGCTCGTCGCGCTGCTCATGAACGGCCGGTTCCGCGGCCGCAACCTCTACCGTGCCGTCTACTTCGCGCCGTACGTCCTGGGCGTCGCGGTGGTCGGCCTGCTGTGGCGCTTCCTGCTCGACGGCAACATCGGCCTGGTCAACCACTACCTCGGTCTCGACGTGCAGTGGACGACGGACCTCCCCTGGGCATGGGTCGCGCTGGTCGGCGTGACCGTCTGGTGGACACTCGGGCTCAACTCGGTGATCTTCCTCGCCGGGCTGCAGGACATCCCGAGGGAGTTGTACGAGGCGGCGATGGTCGACGGCGCCGGGGCCCGGCACCGGTTCCGGTCGATCACGCTGCCCGGCCTGCGGCCGGTGACGCTCTTCGTGGTCAACTCGACGATCCTCGCCTCGGCCAACATGTTCGGCCAGTCGTACCTGATCACCGTCGGCGCGCCGGCCGACCAGACCAAGACCGCGATCTACCTCATCGCCGAGACCGGCCTGCGGCAGTTCGACATGGGCACCGCCTCGGCCATGAGCTTCGTGCTCGCCGCCTTCCTCATGGTGGCCAGCGGCCTCGTCTTCGGCGCGTTCAGGAACAGGCAGGCCCGATGA
- a CDS encoding ABC transporter substrate-binding protein yields MTHSLSRRSFLGLAGATGLAAAVTACGGGTKLGAGEAAQSPAATFSGGEYSGPKVTLDFWNGFTGGDGPHMRAMLDAFNKAYSGRIEVRNVTRQWADLYPAVPTAIAAGKGPDVAVIHNDWISTFAARQVLVPLDDVVGALGLTESDFIPAVWQAGVYDGKRYSVPLDVHCLGDYWNAGHLGKIGLKEAPADKAAYAEALGGLKDAGVEHPFWMPSKWPAHLMFMSLVWQFGGQLYSEDGLRALWGSDAGEQALAWMVEQIDKGFSPDKVAIDSQYAAFKNGKVSLTWDGIWQINDLKTNAPDLKWELSPVPNIGGTPAVWSASHNFVLTSQAGRDANKMQAAKFFVDYMSKQSTEWAKAGMIPARNSVRQDPQVASLPQIALADDLDAFHFIPPLPGVGDVQTKALELAVAKAVLKQASPADALKEGVATADKLLADNKRKYAK; encoded by the coding sequence ATGACACATTCCCTGTCCCGCCGCTCGTTCCTCGGCCTCGCCGGCGCCACCGGTCTGGCCGCCGCGGTGACCGCGTGTGGCGGCGGCACCAAGCTCGGCGCGGGCGAGGCCGCGCAGTCGCCCGCGGCGACGTTCTCCGGCGGGGAGTACTCCGGGCCCAAGGTCACGCTCGATTTCTGGAACGGCTTCACCGGCGGCGACGGCCCGCACATGCGCGCCATGCTCGACGCGTTCAACAAGGCCTACAGCGGCCGGATCGAGGTGCGCAACGTCACCCGGCAATGGGCCGACCTCTACCCGGCCGTGCCGACCGCGATCGCCGCCGGCAAGGGCCCCGACGTCGCCGTCATCCACAACGACTGGATCAGCACGTTCGCCGCGCGGCAGGTGCTGGTCCCGCTCGACGACGTGGTCGGCGCGCTCGGGCTCACCGAGTCGGACTTCATCCCGGCCGTCTGGCAGGCCGGCGTCTACGACGGCAAGCGGTACAGCGTGCCGCTCGACGTCCACTGCCTGGGCGACTACTGGAACGCCGGCCATCTCGGCAAGATCGGCCTGAAGGAGGCCCCGGCCGACAAGGCGGCGTACGCCGAGGCGCTCGGCGGGCTGAAGGACGCCGGCGTCGAGCACCCCTTCTGGATGCCGAGCAAGTGGCCCGCCCACCTGATGTTCATGAGCCTGGTCTGGCAGTTCGGCGGACAGCTCTACAGCGAGGACGGCCTGCGGGCCCTGTGGGGCTCGGACGCCGGGGAGCAGGCCCTCGCCTGGATGGTCGAGCAGATCGACAAGGGCTTCAGCCCGGACAAGGTCGCGATCGACAGCCAGTACGCGGCGTTCAAGAACGGCAAGGTCAGCCTCACCTGGGACGGCATCTGGCAGATCAACGACCTCAAGACCAACGCGCCGGACCTGAAGTGGGAGCTGTCGCCCGTGCCGAACATCGGCGGCACACCGGCCGTGTGGAGCGCCTCGCACAACTTCGTGCTGACGTCCCAGGCGGGCCGGGACGCGAACAAGATGCAGGCGGCCAAGTTCTTCGTCGACTACATGTCCAAGCAGTCCACCGAGTGGGCGAAGGCCGGCATGATCCCGGCCCGCAACTCCGTCCGCCAGGACCCGCAGGTGGCCTCGCTGCCGCAGATCGCCCTGGCGGACGACCTCGACGCCTTCCACTTCATCCCGCCGCTGCCGGGCGTCGGCGACGTGCAGACCAAGGCGCTGGAGCTCGCCGTGGCCAAGGCGGTGCTCAAGCAGGCCTCCCCCGCGGACGCGCTGAAGGAGGGCGTCGCCACGGCCGACAAGCTGCTCGCGGACAACAAGAGGAAGTACGCGAAGTGA
- the arfA gene encoding arabinosylfuranosidase ArfA encodes MASPARLTLDPAFRIAPVEPRLFGSFVEHMGRCVYTGLYEPGHPAADADGFRTDVLALTRELGVTLVRYPGGNFVSNYQWEDGVGPVEDRPSRLDLAWRSVESNRFGLGEFMTWAGKAGVEPMMALNLGTRGVTEALQLVEYANYPGGTRMSELRRAHGADKPYDIRLWCLGNELDGPWQLGHKTAAEYGRLAAETARALKRFDPGLSLVACGSSNSGMPTFAAWEAEVLEAVYDLVDHVSLHAYYDPSDGDVDSFLASASDMDHMIRSIAATADHVGAKLRSRKKIGLSFDEWNVWYQSRFKGESSLDWAEAPRLIEDTYDVTDAVVVGSLLIALLRNADRVKIACQAQLANVIAPIRTEPGGPAWRQTIFHPFALTARHAHGEVLRVEPEGPAISTARYGEAPAIWATATHDDATGEIALFVVNRDRRGPCRLDVELRAPVRPVEHLEIADGDPSAANTAAAPGRVTPRPGTGLRMNGRRAELTLHPVSWTLVRFAPASPQE; translated from the coding sequence TTGGCGTCCCCGGCTCGTCTGACCCTTGACCCCGCCTTCCGGATCGCCCCGGTCGAACCCCGCCTGTTCGGCTCGTTCGTCGAGCACATGGGACGGTGCGTCTACACGGGCCTCTACGAGCCCGGCCACCCGGCCGCCGACGCCGACGGCTTCCGCACGGACGTGCTTGCGCTGACGCGCGAGCTGGGCGTCACGCTCGTCCGGTACCCCGGGGGCAATTTCGTCTCCAACTACCAGTGGGAGGACGGCGTGGGCCCGGTCGAGGACCGGCCGTCCCGGCTCGACCTCGCCTGGCGGAGCGTCGAGAGCAACCGGTTCGGGCTGGGCGAGTTCATGACGTGGGCCGGCAAGGCCGGCGTCGAGCCGATGATGGCGCTGAACCTCGGCACCCGCGGTGTCACCGAGGCTCTCCAGCTCGTCGAGTACGCGAACTACCCCGGCGGCACCCGGATGTCGGAGCTGCGCCGGGCGCACGGCGCGGACAAGCCGTACGACATCCGGTTGTGGTGCCTGGGCAACGAGCTGGACGGGCCGTGGCAGCTCGGGCACAAGACCGCAGCCGAGTACGGCCGGCTCGCGGCCGAGACGGCCCGCGCGCTCAAGCGGTTCGACCCGGGCCTGTCGCTGGTGGCCTGTGGCAGCTCCAACAGCGGGATGCCGACCTTCGCGGCCTGGGAGGCGGAGGTGCTGGAGGCCGTCTACGACCTGGTCGACCACGTGTCGCTGCACGCCTACTACGACCCCTCCGACGGCGACGTCGACTCGTTCCTGGCCAGCGCCTCGGACATGGACCACATGATCCGTTCGATCGCGGCCACCGCGGACCACGTCGGCGCGAAGCTGCGCAGCCGCAAGAAGATCGGCCTGTCCTTCGACGAGTGGAACGTCTGGTACCAGAGCCGCTTCAAGGGCGAGTCGTCACTGGACTGGGCCGAGGCGCCGCGGCTGATCGAGGACACCTACGACGTGACCGACGCCGTCGTGGTCGGCAGCCTGCTGATCGCCCTGCTGCGCAACGCCGACCGGGTCAAGATCGCCTGCCAGGCGCAACTGGCCAATGTGATCGCGCCGATCCGCACCGAGCCCGGCGGGCCGGCGTGGCGGCAGACGATCTTTCATCCGTTCGCGCTGACGGCCCGGCACGCCCACGGCGAGGTGCTGCGGGTCGAGCCCGAGGGCCCGGCGATCTCCACCGCCCGGTACGGCGAGGCCCCCGCGATCTGGGCGACCGCGACGCACGACGACGCGACCGGGGAGATCGCGTTGTTCGTGGTGAACCGGGACCGCCGCGGTCCCTGCCGCCTGGATGTGGAGCTGCGCGCGCCCGTACGGCCGGTCGAGCACCTGGAGATCGCCGACGGCGATCCGTCGGCGGCCAACACGGCCGCCGCCCCCGGCCGCGTGACCCCGCGGCCCGGCACCGGCCTGCGGATGAACGGCCGGCGCGCGGAGCTCACGCTTCACCCTGTCTCGTGGACCCTTGTCCGCTTTGCCCCTGCATCCCCCCAGGAGTAG
- a CDS encoding LacI family DNA-binding transcriptional regulator, with protein MSLRDVALLAGVSVKTVSNVVNGYAHVSPATRAKVERALSQLDYRPNLSARNLRLGRTGVIALALPELDAPYFAELSRFVIDAAAEQRWLVVIEQTDGSLRRERQVLDGVRDHRVDGVILSPVSIGAEELAARTDDAALVLLGERIYDGPADHVAIDNVRAARDVTEHLIGLGRRRIAALGAQDNSISGTAPLRLAGYAEAMAAHGLPQTIAEVERYRRAEGAAAMARLLAAPEAPDAVFCFNDLLALGAMRTILAAGLRVPEDVALAGLDDIEDGRYSTPTLTTVAPDKAQLARIAVDLLRARLDGRAAGPPREVRADYRLVVRESTAGRVRG; from the coding sequence GTGAGCCTGCGGGACGTGGCGCTGCTGGCGGGGGTGTCGGTGAAGACGGTCTCCAACGTGGTCAACGGCTACGCCCACGTGTCCCCGGCCACCCGCGCCAAGGTCGAGCGGGCCCTGTCCCAGCTCGACTACCGGCCCAATCTGTCGGCCCGCAATCTCCGGCTCGGCCGGACCGGGGTGATCGCGCTCGCGCTGCCCGAACTCGACGCGCCGTACTTCGCGGAGCTGTCGCGGTTCGTGATCGACGCGGCGGCCGAGCAGCGGTGGCTCGTGGTGATCGAGCAGACCGACGGCAGCCTGCGGCGGGAGCGTCAGGTGCTCGACGGGGTACGCGACCACCGGGTGGACGGGGTCATCCTCAGCCCGGTCTCGATCGGCGCCGAGGAGCTCGCGGCCCGCACCGACGACGCGGCGCTGGTCCTGCTCGGCGAGCGCATCTACGACGGGCCGGCCGACCACGTGGCGATCGACAACGTGCGGGCCGCGCGTGACGTCACCGAGCACCTGATCGGGCTGGGGCGCCGCAGGATCGCGGCGCTCGGCGCGCAGGACAACTCGATCAGCGGCACCGCGCCGCTGCGCCTGGCCGGGTACGCCGAGGCGATGGCGGCGCACGGGCTGCCCCAGACGATCGCCGAGGTCGAGCGCTACCGGCGGGCCGAGGGCGCGGCCGCCATGGCCCGGCTGCTGGCCGCGCCCGAGGCGCCGGACGCGGTCTTCTGCTTCAACGACCTGCTGGCGCTGGGCGCGATGCGCACGATCCTCGCGGCCGGCCTCCGGGTGCCCGAGGACGTCGCGCTGGCGGGCCTGGACGACATCGAGGACGGCCGCTACAGCACGCCGACGCTGACCACGGTGGCGCCGGACAAGGCGCAGCTCGCCCGCATCGCGGTCGACCTGCTGCGGGCCCGCCTGGACGGCCGGGCCGCCGGCCCGCCCCGCGAGGTGCGGGCCGACTACCGCCTCGTCGTACGGGAGAGCACCGCGGGACGGGTCAGGGGCTGA
- a CDS encoding PP2C family protein-serine/threonine phosphatase, which yields MGWDHGGGQMEQGIPDSRDQGLLRALAGMLEDSHLVAFEDIPSLIRRHGREAGFEEIGVYVADLQQSVLRRLCGHGEEDAQPEELKIDTTLAGRALQEVRMLRGGPEGDSPSRWWVPLLDGTERIGVLHMTPTSEDDGLEDRMRHVASLVALIVVSKRSFSDCHARLVRSRPMNVAAEMQWNLMPPLTFATPEVTIGAVLEPAYEIGGDAFDYSTFGSLAHVGVFDAMGHDVSAGLTANLAVAACRNHRRQDMGLVRNSEAIERVLIDEFGRGDRFVTAVIGDLDLETGVFSWVNRGHHAPVLIRHGRWTSTLNCPPAHPMGLDLGLPVILCREQLEPGDRILLYTDGITEMRSPDSGEFGLGRFVEFMIKQNAAGLPVPETLRRLIRTVLEYHDNRLHDDATVLLVEWHGNAHEKLSP from the coding sequence GTGGGGTGGGACCACGGGGGTGGGCAGATGGAGCAGGGCATCCCCGATTCCCGGGACCAGGGGCTGCTGCGCGCGCTGGCCGGGATGCTGGAGGACAGCCATCTGGTGGCGTTCGAGGACATACCGTCGCTGATAAGGCGGCACGGGCGCGAGGCGGGCTTCGAGGAAATCGGTGTCTACGTGGCCGACCTGCAGCAGAGCGTGCTGCGCCGGTTGTGCGGCCACGGCGAGGAGGACGCCCAGCCGGAGGAGCTCAAGATCGACACCACGCTCGCCGGGCGGGCCCTGCAGGAGGTGCGCATGCTGCGGGGCGGCCCGGAGGGCGACAGCCCGAGCCGCTGGTGGGTGCCCCTGCTGGACGGCACCGAGCGCATCGGCGTGCTCCACATGACCCCCACGTCGGAGGACGACGGGCTCGAGGATCGCATGCGGCACGTGGCGTCCCTCGTGGCCCTGATCGTCGTGAGCAAGCGCTCGTTCAGCGACTGTCACGCTCGTCTCGTCCGCAGCCGCCCGATGAACGTGGCGGCGGAGATGCAGTGGAACCTGATGCCGCCGCTGACGTTCGCCACGCCGGAGGTGACGATCGGCGCCGTGCTCGAACCGGCGTACGAGATCGGCGGCGACGCCTTCGACTACTCGACCTTCGGCTCACTCGCGCACGTCGGGGTCTTCGACGCGATGGGCCACGACGTGTCGGCCGGCCTGACCGCCAACCTCGCCGTGGCCGCCTGCCGCAACCACCGCCGGCAGGACATGGGCCTGGTGCGCAACAGCGAGGCGATCGAGAGGGTGCTGATCGACGAGTTCGGCCGGGGCGACCGCTTCGTGACGGCGGTCATCGGCGACCTCGACCTCGAGACCGGCGTGTTCAGCTGGGTCAACCGCGGCCACCACGCGCCCGTGCTGATCCGCCACGGCCGCTGGACGTCCACCCTGAACTGCCCGCCCGCCCACCCGATGGGCCTCGATCTCGGCCTGCCCGTCATACTCTGCCGCGAGCAACTGGAGCCCGGCGACCGCATCCTGCTCTACACCGACGGCATCACCGAGATGCGCAGCCCCGACAGCGGCGAGTTCGGCCTGGGCCGGTTCGTCGAGTTCATGATCAAGCAGAACGCCGCCGGGCTGCCGGTGCCCGAGACGCTGCGCCGCCTGATCCGGACCGTGCTGGAGTATCACGACAACCGGCTGCACGACGACGCCACCGTGCTGCTCGTCGAGTGGCACGGCAACGCGCACGAGAAGCTCAGCCCCTGA
- a CDS encoding class I SAM-dependent methyltransferase: MSDTTEEERREYARRLAAEHLESGDPLGWFEPLYSAAERGEAVVPWAHLVANPYLVEWAGGRTGGGRSALVVGCGMGDDAEHLSGLGWAVTAFDVSPSAVGAARRRFPGSPVRYVAADLLAPPEEWRQAFDLVVEAYTVQVLRGDLRARAIRTAGALVAPGGTLLVVARAREDGDPPGRIAVPLTRSEIDAFATGGLRAVRVRDVYDDETPPVRRWVAEFARA; the protein is encoded by the coding sequence ATGAGCGACACGACGGAGGAAGAGCGCCGCGAGTACGCCCGGCGGCTGGCCGCCGAGCACCTGGAGAGCGGCGACCCGCTCGGCTGGTTCGAGCCGCTCTACTCGGCGGCCGAGCGCGGTGAGGCGGTCGTGCCCTGGGCCCACCTGGTGGCCAACCCCTACCTGGTCGAGTGGGCGGGCGGCCGTACCGGTGGGGGGCGCAGCGCGCTGGTCGTGGGGTGCGGCATGGGCGACGACGCGGAGCACCTGTCCGGCCTGGGGTGGGCGGTGACCGCCTTCGACGTGTCGCCCTCCGCCGTCGGAGCCGCCCGGCGCCGCTTCCCCGGCTCCCCCGTCCGGTACGTCGCCGCCGACCTGCTCGCGCCGCCGGAGGAGTGGCGGCAGGCGTTCGACCTGGTCGTCGAGGCCTACACGGTGCAGGTGCTGCGCGGCGACCTGCGGGCGCGAGCGATCCGCACGGCCGGCGCGCTGGTCGCCCCCGGCGGCACGCTGCTCGTGGTGGCCCGCGCCCGGGAGGACGGCGACCCGCCGGGGCGGATCGCCGTGCCGCTGACCCGATCCGAGATCGACGCGTTCGCCACCGGCGGGCTGCGCGCGGTGCGCGTGCGGGACGTGTACGACGACGAGACCCCGCCGGTGCGCCGGTGGGTCGCCGAGTTCGCCCGCGCGTGA
- a CDS encoding methyltransferase domain-containing protein, producing MDRRRRDLVDRDLEDAAADLLAHDSRLRGLDVRVRFDGGVAHVEGDVRAAADLAVLRERLGRLAGVLAVWDRVRVAGAMPRVVDLGCGGTKQHRDNLGVDLRPGPAVDVLADLARGVPLADESVDQVFVVHVLEHLADYLPLLRECHRVLRPGGVLHVLAPWWRHVNAVADPTHVRLIDVQTFKHLCRPDDAGRCWYPLLVTRDESTVFADLVPAKGGREPAGERRLARFFD from the coding sequence ATGGACAGGCGGCGGCGTGACCTGGTCGACCGGGACCTGGAGGATGCGGCGGCGGACCTGCTGGCGCACGATTCCCGCCTGCGGGGCCTGGACGTGCGGGTCCGCTTCGACGGCGGGGTGGCGCACGTCGAGGGCGACGTGCGGGCCGCCGCCGACCTCGCCGTGCTGCGCGAGCGCCTCGGCCGCCTCGCGGGGGTGCTGGCGGTGTGGGACAGGGTGCGGGTCGCGGGCGCCATGCCCCGGGTCGTCGACCTCGGCTGCGGCGGCACCAAGCAGCACCGCGACAATCTCGGCGTCGACCTGCGTCCCGGCCCGGCGGTGGACGTGCTGGCCGACCTGGCGCGCGGGGTGCCGCTGGCGGACGAGTCGGTGGACCAGGTCTTCGTGGTGCACGTGCTGGAGCACCTGGCCGACTACCTGCCCCTGCTGCGCGAGTGCCACCGCGTGCTGCGGCCCGGCGGCGTGCTGCACGTCCTCGCGCCCTGGTGGCGGCACGTCAACGCGGTGGCCGACCCCACGCACGTCCGGCTGATCGACGTGCAGACGTTCAAGCACCTGTGCCGTCCGGACGACGCGGGCCGGTGCTGGTATCCGCTGCTGGTCACGCGTGACGAGTCCACGGTCTTCGCGGACCTGGTCCCCGCGAAGGGCGGCCGGGAGCCCGCCGGGGAGCGGCGGCTGGCCCGCTTCTTCGACTGA
- a CDS encoding PEP/pyruvate-binding domain-containing protein: MKAVIPLDDPAADLATVGGKGASLATLARAGLPVPGGFHITTEAYRAFVADFREETLAAAASGDAERIAALFSGRRVPEPIAAEIRAAHAALGHDVPVAVRSSATAEDLPGMSFAGQQDTFLNVTADGLLDAVKRCWASLWNARAIAYRNANGVPHDDVALAVVVQELVNADAAGVMFTADPVTGARGATVLNASWGLGEAVVGGQVTPDVVVVSGGAVVEERTGDKTVMTVRVPGGTRDEPVPEDMRRIPVLTEPQALALAELGARVQSLYGTPMDVEWVRHAGAFAVVQARPITASAPQVEEWNDSLKGDYLWTSGNLGEAIPDVMTPITWSFVRLFINEAMSASALPGFDLIGNIGGRFYMNLSIAVSVARALGMGSKLGAIEQVFGRLPPGLDVPPLGMSRWRIITTVLPMAVRIRRRVRANLKGMRAFLSTSRERCEELRAAIRSTSSAPELADLWSRSVEPHFVTACRMLEAAGRQDGSTLVLTRDRLRKTVGEADAEAILTGAAGEGELASLGLITGLSRLASGEITRETFARLYGHRGPHEFEVSVPRPGEDSAWIDAQLAGLRDIRAGADGLLARQRETREEAWARLARRHPRRAAGMRAGVARWAEVVRDREATRSEVVRAFWVLRAFVLRAGELTGSGDDLFHLYLDELLAVLRGDATPLERVPVRRATYGMYAALPPYPTLIVGRFDPVRWAADPGRRADVYDARGAVPPAVDTVTGFPGAPGVVEGVARVIARPEDGHRLQPGEILVTTLTNVGWTPLFPRAAAVVTDVGAPLSHASIVARELGIPAVVGTGNATTRVRDGDKIRVDGAHGTVEMLGE, translated from the coding sequence ATGAAGGCTGTCATCCCGCTGGACGATCCCGCCGCCGACCTCGCCACCGTGGGCGGCAAGGGCGCGTCTTTGGCCACGCTCGCCAGGGCGGGGCTGCCCGTCCCCGGCGGCTTCCACATAACCACCGAGGCCTATCGGGCCTTCGTTGCGGACTTCCGCGAGGAGACACTGGCCGCCGCCGCGTCCGGTGACGCCGAGCGGATCGCGGCCCTGTTCTCCGGGCGCCGCGTTCCCGAGCCGATCGCCGCGGAGATCCGCGCCGCCCACGCGGCGCTGGGCCACGACGTCCCGGTGGCCGTGCGGTCGTCCGCCACCGCGGAGGACCTCCCCGGGATGTCGTTCGCCGGGCAGCAGGACACCTTCCTCAATGTCACCGCCGACGGGCTGCTCGACGCGGTCAAGCGCTGCTGGGCCTCCCTGTGGAACGCCCGCGCGATCGCCTACCGGAACGCGAACGGCGTGCCGCACGACGACGTCGCCCTGGCCGTCGTGGTCCAGGAACTGGTGAACGCCGACGCGGCGGGCGTCATGTTCACGGCCGACCCCGTCACCGGCGCCCGCGGCGCGACCGTGCTCAACGCGTCGTGGGGCCTGGGCGAGGCCGTGGTCGGCGGCCAGGTGACCCCCGACGTCGTCGTCGTCTCGGGCGGCGCGGTCGTCGAGGAGCGGACCGGGGACAAGACGGTCATGACCGTCCGCGTCCCCGGCGGCACCCGCGACGAGCCGGTGCCCGAGGACATGCGCCGGATCCCCGTGCTCACCGAACCGCAGGCCCTCGCGCTCGCCGAGCTGGGCGCGCGCGTCCAGTCGCTCTACGGCACGCCGATGGACGTGGAGTGGGTCCGGCACGCCGGCGCGTTCGCCGTCGTCCAGGCCCGCCCGATCACTGCTTCCGCGCCTCAGGTGGAGGAGTGGAACGACAGTCTCAAGGGCGACTACCTGTGGACGTCCGGCAACCTCGGTGAGGCCATCCCCGACGTCATGACGCCCATCACCTGGTCGTTCGTCCGCCTGTTCATCAACGAGGCCATGTCGGCCTCCGCGCTGCCCGGATTCGACCTGATCGGCAACATCGGCGGCCGTTTCTACATGAACCTGAGCATCGCCGTCTCCGTCGCCCGGGCGTTGGGCATGGGGAGCAAGCTCGGCGCGATCGAGCAGGTCTTCGGCAGGCTGCCGCCGGGCCTGGACGTGCCGCCGCTCGGGATGTCCCGGTGGCGGATCATCACGACGGTGCTGCCGATGGCCGTACGCATCCGGCGCAGGGTCAGGGCGAACCTCAAGGGCATGCGGGCCTTCCTGTCCACCTCCCGGGAGCGATGCGAGGAGCTGCGCGCCGCGATCCGGTCCACCTCGTCGGCGCCCGAACTGGCCGACCTGTGGTCGCGGTCCGTCGAGCCGCATTTCGTCACGGCCTGCCGCATGCTCGAGGCCGCGGGCCGGCAGGACGGCAGCACGCTCGTCCTCACCCGCGACAGGCTGCGCAAGACGGTGGGCGAGGCCGACGCGGAGGCCATCTTGACGGGCGCGGCCGGCGAGGGCGAGCTGGCCAGCCTCGGCCTGATCACGGGGCTGAGCCGGCTGGCCTCGGGTGAGATCACCAGGGAGACCTTCGCCCGGCTCTACGGCCACCGCGGCCCGCACGAGTTCGAGGTGTCCGTCCCGCGCCCCGGGGAGGACTCCGCCTGGATCGACGCCCAGCTCGCGGGGCTGCGGGACATTCGGGCCGGCGCGGACGGCCTGCTGGCCCGGCAGCGCGAAACGAGGGAGGAGGCGTGGGCGCGGCTCGCCCGGCGCCACCCCCGCCGCGCGGCCGGGATGCGGGCCGGGGTCGCGCGCTGGGCCGAGGTGGTGCGTGATCGCGAGGCCACCCGGTCGGAGGTCGTCCGCGCGTTCTGGGTGCTGCGGGCCTTCGTCCTGCGGGCCGGCGAGCTGACCGGCAGCGGCGACGACTTGTTCCACCTCTACCTGGACGAGCTGCTCGCCGTGCTCCGCGGCGACGCCACCCCGCTGGAGCGGGTGCCCGTCCGGCGGGCGACGTACGGGATGTACGCGGCGCTCCCGCCCTATCCGACGCTCATCGTGGGCAGGTTCGACCCGGTCCGCTGGGCGGCCGACCCCGGCAGACGCGCCGACGTCTACGATGCCCGGGGCGCCGTCCCCCCGGCCGTGGACACCGTGACCGGCTTCCCCGGCGCGCCCGGCGTGGTCGAGGGGGTCGCCAGGGTGATCGCCCGGCCCGAGGACGGCCATCGGCTCCAGCCCGGCGAGATCCTGGTCACCACGCTCACCAACGTGGGCTGGACGCCGCTGTTCCCACGCGCGGCTGCCGTGGTCACCGACGTCGGGGCGCCGCTGTCGCATGCCTCCATCGTCGCCCGCGAGCTGGGCATCCCCGCCGTGGTGGGCACCGGAAACGCCACCACTCGGGTGCGCGACGGGGACAAGATCAGAGTCGACGGCGCCCACGGCACGGTGGAGATGCTCGGCGAGTGA
- a CDS encoding TetR/AcrR family transcriptional regulator — protein MTRVGRPPQDPARQMERAHRILDAAAELIGRWGYDKTTIDDVARQAGVAKGTIYLHWRTRDALFAALLRRERVHMLEEVRRSRPTTPRELFTGIAAGLLRRPLLKAALVGDSEVLGKLVRQKRQGPGAMNMGEAFDAYYAALTAAGAARDLSGDHVLVIGSIMYGVLTVPWLLPGGPPPEERLAELLADMIERATGTGRPLPDDAARAVGQATLDYLDTIADVARRKLADSLSPSRSA, from the coding sequence ATGACCAGAGTGGGACGGCCGCCACAGGATCCGGCGCGCCAGATGGAGCGGGCGCACCGCATCCTCGACGCCGCCGCCGAGCTGATCGGCCGCTGGGGTTACGACAAGACGACGATCGACGATGTCGCCAGGCAGGCCGGGGTCGCCAAGGGCACGATCTACCTGCACTGGAGGACGCGCGACGCCCTCTTCGCCGCACTGCTGCGCCGCGAGCGGGTGCACATGCTCGAGGAGGTGCGGCGGAGCCGCCCCACCACCCCGCGCGAGCTGTTCACCGGGATCGCCGCCGGCCTGCTGCGCCGGCCGCTGCTCAAAGCGGCGCTGGTCGGCGACTCCGAGGTGCTCGGCAAGCTCGTCAGGCAGAAGCGGCAGGGCCCCGGCGCGATGAACATGGGCGAGGCGTTCGACGCCTACTACGCCGCGCTGACCGCGGCGGGCGCGGCCAGAGATCTGTCGGGTGACCACGTCCTGGTGATCGGCTCGATCATGTACGGGGTCCTCACCGTGCCGTGGCTCCTTCCCGGAGGGCCCCCGCCGGAGGAGCGACTCGCCGAGCTGCTCGCCGACATGATCGAGCGCGCCACCGGCACCGGACGCCCGTTGCCCGACGACGCGGCGCGTGCCGTCGGACAGGCAACCCTCGACTATCTCGACACGATCGCGGACGTCGCCCGGCGGAAGCTGGCGGACTCCCTGAGCCCTTCGAGGAGCGCGTGA